ccctccctggtcTCCCAAGCCCCGCCCCCAGGATGGCGGCCCCGAGGGCGGGGGCACGCGGGCGCTGCGAGTCACGTGCCCGCGCCGCCGCCGACGTGGCCTCCAGCGAGCGCCCCGCGTGTCCCTCACGGCGCCCCGTCCGCCGTCCCTTGCCCGCGAACCTGCTCCCAAGATGGCGGCGCCCAGCGGAAGTAGGCAAGGCGGCGGCGCGAGCTTGTGGGCCGCGCTGCTCCTGGCGGCTGTGGCGCTGAGGCCGGCGGGGGCGGTGTCCGAGCCCACGACGGTGGCGTTTGACGTGCGGCCCGGCGGCGTCGTGCACTCCTTCTCCCACAGCGTGGGCCCTGGGGTAGGTGCCTCAGCCGCCCCCGAGACGTGTGAGCTAGTGTCCGCCGAggcggggtggggtgagggggtgctGCGGGCCGCTGGGGCGGGCCCGGAGGAGGGGGCGCGGGCCGGGATGGCCAAGTCGTCactgaggcagggctgggctaACCGCAGGGCGGCCTCCCGGGGGCTGGCGACTTTGAGGGAGCTGGATGACGAGCCTCTGCCCCTGTCCCTTCTCGCTCGCCCAGCGTGCCCAAGCAgctccaccccagacccaggTGGGTCCCCGGCtgttggaggggagaggggagctggaggCTGAGGAGCATATGCTTCCAGGCCCTGCAGAAGCTCGTCCCGCTGCAACTCTGACCAGGGAGGAAGTGGACAGGTGTTGCCCTTTCCTTCCATTGCACAAGTCCCGCATCTTTCATTGAAATGTGAGGCCAGGTCCTCCTTACCTGGAGGCAGCAGGCATGGGTCTAGTGTAGTGTTTCCCTAGCTAGTTGGAGAAGTTGCTTCCTCTCCCGCTCTCCTTTTCGTCCTCTGTAACAATGGTATCCGTAGTCATTATTTGTTGAGCACTTCCTTATATCCGGGTGTTGTGCCAAATTCTTTATATGTTAgactcatttaacagatgaagaaacagaggctcagaaaggtttgTGCTTGTCCAAGGCCCACAGCGGAGCAGAGATGGGCCCCCAGGTGTCCCCGCTTCCAATGTTCATGTTCCTGGATGGGTGGGTGTTGGAGGGGATGTGACCTCCCCCTTCCTGTTTATCCCCCAGAAGCCATGTGGGTTGTTTGTCCTGAACCAGGAGCTCACAAgtagggaggcaggtgggggagtTCCAGGTCTGCACACACTGGCAGGCTTTGCAGGGCTGGCCTCCAGGGACATCGGCCAGAGGAGTCTggctccacctccttccccttaGTGCAGGTACTCAAAAGCAGGATCTTCTTCATCTTGACTCTGGATCTCAGAAGTACATCCTCATTCCCTGTGCTTTAAGCACTAAGGCTTATCTCCTACCAAgaccttcttttccttccattctctaGGACAAATACACCTGTGCATTCACCTATGCATCTCAAGGAGGGACCAATGAGGTAAGTTGTTCAAAATTCCATGTAGCTTAATACAGCAGTGTCCATTGTCATACAGAAGTGCTCTCAAGGGGACACTGGACATAGGACTATTCTTGCCTGACCGATAAAAGCGCTTAAGTTAAATAGTGATGGCAGATTCCACTCGTAATTCCACAGAGTGAGCAAACGTTTGGACAGAAGGAGGGACGTGAGACGTGAACCTGCCACTCCCACGAGCCTCCATTCTGTGCTGagtaacaaattatcacagacTGAGCGGCTTACAGCAACACCCGTTTATTtcatggttctggaggtcagaagtcccaATCGGCTCAGCTGGATGCTTCATAAagctgagatcaaggtgtcaccCGCGCTGGGCTCTCATCTGCAGGCTCTGGGGCCAACCGTCTTCTAGTCTCATTCAAGTTGTTGGTGGAATTCAGTTCCTTTTGGTGTGGACCTGGGGTCCCTGTTTCCCTGCTGACTGGTTCCTCCAGCTGgtggcagaagaggaaggaagagagacagagcacgaggaggaggtggtggtgcaGCACTGCTGGCTCTGTGGGCCCACGTGGCGGGGACGGCGTGtagcctctaggagctgagaggGGCCCTGGCTGGCAGCAATCCTACAACTGCCAGGAACCGAATTCTGCCACAGCCACGTGAGTTGGAAGAGGACCCCCAGCTCCAGACGAGAAGGCAGTCTGGCTGGCACTTTGATTTAGCTGGTGAGTCTGAGCAAAGGACCCAGCCCCTTCGTACCcaacttctgacctacagaactgtgagccaATGAATGGGTGTTGCTTTTAAGCTActatgtttgtggtaatttattacacagTGTGGTGAGTGGAATGAGGCCCCCGCAAAAAAGATATGTGATTCCACTCAAGTGACATCTTGCAAAGGCAGCAACTATGGGGACAgatcagatcagtggttaccaggaaTTTGCCAGAAGAGACTGACTCCAGAGGGATGGGGGAAATATAATTGGGGAGAGAACTGATCTGTGTCCTGATTCAGTGATAGATACACAGCTGTGTGCATTTGTCAGAACTCGCAGGACAGAGTGCTGACGTGGGTGCATTTAACCATCTGTGACTCAtgtcataataaaaaataacagtgGTCACCGTGGACCTGTCGTCTGTTATTACACACGGGTGCTTATATTCCTGATCCccagcctcactgagaaggtcaCAGAGGCTCGGGCTGAACAGGCTGCCCCACAACACACACTCGTGTGAGTGTCTGATGCCAGACCCTGAGCCTTACCAAGGACACCCACTGTCCACCCCGCCCCGTGGCCTTGAGACTGTTGTCAAGTTCATATAACAGGACCACTCAGAGGGATGCTAACCCTATTGCTGAGGAACTCttggttgtcattttgtttgttttcataatcttttgaaaatgtttcagtATTTGCCTCATTTTCGTGATCCTTTTAAGAGCTATGGGAAAACTTCCCAGATACATTTTACAGCACAaacctgtttcccagtgcttagAGGCCTTGGAGCTCTGGGAAggtgtttttaaatagaaaatgaagatgtTGGGCGGGTTGGCCTGGAGCCGCCCCTGCTGTGCGCGCCCCGCCATGAGCGCCTCCCCCGCCCGTGTAATTGGCTCCCCACTTCGTGCTGCGGGCAGAAGGCTTCGAAGTGGCCATTTACTCCCATTATAATTAACATTAAGATGGCCttgtttttattaatgaaaaagctCTGCCATTTAACTAGATTACCAGTCATCGGAGTCCATCACTACTCTTGGGAGAGGACTGGACACTCATTTTACCAGCAAAGTGCAAAAACGCTGCAGGCCACCAGACCTCGTGTTTGGCTGGGTTTTTGGAGGCCCTGAAAGTGAGAATACGCTGGTAGTGGTGTATTTTGGAaccactttaaaatattactttctgaaaatttaattattttaaaaagctcacaCACaccattcaaaaagaaaaaaacataaaaagctcTCCGCTGCCTTCACCTGTCCGGGGCCCACCCATGTCCAGCGTACAACCACGGTTACGAACAACCTTGTGTCTCCCCCAAGGACTGCGCTGCGCTGGTACAAGCAGCCTGGGTGTGCTgactttcctccttttattttcgTCTTTATCTGTCTCAGTAGACTTCATTGCTTACCGCAGAATTGAgcagaaggcacagagatttcccgCGGCCCCCCATCACCCCCCACCAGGGGGGACATTTGGCAGTTGAACCTACACTGATGTGTTGTCAGCCCAAGTCCACAGCTGACAACagggtttactcttggtgttgttAATGCTGTGGCCTTGGATGAAAGTATAATGACAGGCATCCACCATTTTGGTGTCCTTCGGAGCAGCTTCACTGCCCGGAGCAGGGAGGGGACCCTGAGACCAGGCTCCAGActggggggtgggcgggggacCCAGGGGTTCTGTCACTTGGCGGGACTCGATGGTGAGGCTGTGTGTCCCGGGCTGACCTGTCTGTCCTCTCCCCAGAGGTGGCAGATGAGTCTGGGGACCAGTGAAGACCACCAGCACTTCACCTGCACCATCTGGAGGTGAGCGAGGGTCCCGGGGGTGGGGTCTTTCCCTGGACGAGGTGCCTTTGCTCACGGCTGTGGGCGTTTGCCCCACTGCTCCAGGCAGCACACGGACTGATGGGGCCCTGCATCCTGGGAGGGTGGCAGGTGGGAAAGGGGGTGCCACACTGTGCTGGGAGTTGGGGGCAAGGAGGACTCCCCAGGGGAGCATCTGgacactgaggccaagagaggttTGAGGGGACTGGGAGGTGGGGTCCAGGCAGGGGCTGCAGCCCTAGGAGAGGGGCCGGGCCCCCAGTCTCTGTCCCCTTCATGTCACCCCCAGTCACGTTCATCCTTCAAGGGCTTTATCTCCTGCTGTGGGGCTGACGCCCTGACTCCACTGCCTGGAGCCCAGCTTGATGGGCCCAGAAGGGATGAAGGAAGGGG
The genomic region above belongs to Camelus ferus isolate YT-003-E chromosome 22, BCGSAC_Cfer_1.0, whole genome shotgun sequence and contains:
- the MYDGF gene encoding myeloid-derived growth factor is translated as MAAPSGSRQGGGASLWAALLLAAVALRPAGAVSEPTTVAFDVRPGGVVHSFSHSVGPGDKYTCAFTYASQGGTNERWQMSLGTSEDHQHFTCTIWRPQGKSYLYFTQFKAEVRGAEIEYGMAYSKAAFERESDVPLKNEEFEVTKTAVSHRPGTFKAELSKLVIVAKAMRSEL